AGCGGCGCCCCGAACAGCTTCGCGTTCAAAAAGTTGCCGACGTCGGCCGCACTGAACACGTAGTTGCCCAGCGAGGCGTTCTCCTGCACCGACAGCCCGAGCTGGCCGACACCGGTGCCGGTGCGGTTGAACGAGCGCAGCACGTGGAACAGCCCCAAGAACACCGGGACCTGCGCGAGCATCGGCAGGCAGCCCAACAGCGGGTTGAACTCGTGTTCGCGCTGCAGCTTCTGCATCTCCAGCGCCATGCGCTGACGGTCCTTGCTGTACTTCTTCTGCAGCGCCTTGATCTGCGGCTGCAGCTCCTGCATCTTGCGGGTGGTGCGGATCTGGCGCACGAACGGCTTGTAGAGGATCGCGCGCAGCGTGAACACCAGGAACATCACCGCCAGCACCCAGGTGTAGAAGCTCGCCGGGCCCAACACCAAGCCGAACAGCTTGTACCAGACCCACATGATCGCGGAGACCGGATAGTAGACGTAGTCGAGACTCAACGGGTCAAAGGACAACGGGTTCACCCTCCGCTCGGTGCACTGGGCCGGTCGAAACGTCGTGATCGGACTCGGCGGTGCCGGCGACCGGGTCGAAACCGCCCGGATGCCAGGGCCCGCAGCGCAGCAGCCGCCACCCCGCCAGCGCCCCGCCGCGCACCAGCCCGTGGGCGGTCAACGCCTCGACCGCGTACTGGCTGCAGGTGGGGGTGAACCGACACGTCGGCAGCCGCATCGGCGAGATCAGCTGCCGGTAGCACTCGATCAGCGCGATCACCGCCCGCACCGGGGCGCGGCGCCACCGCCGCGCGCTCACCGCCGGCTCCGACAGCCCGCGGTGAGCCGGGTCAGCCCGGCGCGCAGCTGGGTCTCCAGCGCCGCCGAGGACGACACCGCGCAGCCCGGGCGCGCCCGGATCACCACCCGGTCGGCCGGGTCGAGCTCGTCGACGACGGTGCGGGCCACGTGGCGCAGCCGGCGGGAGACCCGGTGGCGCGTCACCGCGGTGCCGACCGCCTTGCTGACCACCAGGCCGATCCGCGGCCCGGGCGGCGAATCCGGCGCGCCCGCCCGGTGGGCGTGGATGACCAGGTCGGGGTGAGCGCTACGGCGACCGTGTTTGATCGTCGCGGCGAACTCCACGGAGCGCCGCATCCGATTCCGCGCGGCAAGCACGGATCACGCGGTCAGCGACCGACGGCCCTTACGGCGCCGACCGGTCACGATGGCGCGCCCCGCCCGGGTGCGCATCCGCAACCGGAACCCGTGCACGCGGGCCCGGCGACGATTGTTCGGCTGGAAGGTCCGCTTGCCTTTGGCCACGGCTCTGTCTCCTCGCTCCGTGCGGCTCACCCGGGGTCCAGTGCATCGCGGTTGGACTCGATGGCCGTCAGTTAGGTCTAAATGTCCTGCTGGTAACCGGCGCGGTCCCCGCCTGGGTCGCAGCCGTATCGCCGACGTTCGGGCGACTGTTTGAGGGTACTGACCGCGATTGCCGCGGTCAAACCTCGTCGCGCCCCGGC
This sequence is a window from Mycolicibacillus parakoreensis. Protein-coding genes within it:
- the yidD gene encoding membrane protein insertion efficiency factor YidD → MSARRWRRAPVRAVIALIECYRQLISPMRLPTCRFTPTCSQYAVEALTAHGLVRGGALAGWRLLRCGPWHPGGFDPVAGTAESDHDVSTGPVHRAEGEPVVL
- the rnpA gene encoding ribonuclease P protein component, with product MLAARNRMRRSVEFAATIKHGRRSAHPDLVIHAHRAGAPDSPPGPRIGLVVSKAVGTAVTRHRVSRRLRHVARTVVDELDPADRVVIRARPGCAVSSSAALETQLRAGLTRLTAGCRSRR
- the rpmH gene encoding 50S ribosomal protein L34 — its product is MAKGKRTFQPNNRRRARVHGFRLRMRTRAGRAIVTGRRRKGRRSLTA